Proteins from a single region of Meles meles chromosome 10, mMelMel3.1 paternal haplotype, whole genome shotgun sequence:
- the LOC123951620 gene encoding cationic trypsin, producing MKTFIFLALLGAAVAFPIDDDDKIVGGYTCQRNSVPYQVSLNSGYHFCGGSLINSQWVVSAAHCYKSRIQVRLGEHNIAVSEGGEQFINSAKIIRHPRYNQNTMDNDIMLIKLSSPATINSRVSAISLPKSCAAAGTQCLISGWGNTQSIGENYPDVLQCLQAPILSDSSCRNAYPGQISSNMICLGYLQGGKDSCQGDSGGPVVCNGELQGIVSWGIGCAQKGKPGVYTKVCNYVSWIQQTVAAN from the exons ATGAAGACCTTCATCTTCCTTGCCCTGCTGGGAGCTGCTG TTGCTTTCCCCATTGATGATGATGACAAGATCGTTGGGGGCTACACCTGTCAGAGGAACTCTGTTCCCTACCAGGTGTCCCTGAACTCGGGCTATCACTTCTGTGGCGGCTCCCTCATCAATTCCCAGTGGGTGGTGTCCGCAGCTCACTGCTACAAGTC CCGAATCCAGGTGCGTCTGGGAGAACATAACATCGCAGTCTCTGAGGGTGGTGAGCAATTCATCAATTCAGCCAAGATCATCCGCCACCCCAGATACAACCAAAACACTATGGATAACGACATCATGCTGATTAAACTGAGCTCTCCCGCCACCATCAACTCTCGAGTGTCTGCTATCTCTTTGCCAAAATCCTGTGCAGCTGCTGGTACCCAGTGCCTCATCTCTGGCTGGGGGAACACCCAGAGCATTGGGG AAAATTATCCTGATGTCCTGCAGTGTCTTCAAGCTCCCATCCTCTCTGACAGCAGTTGCCGCAATGCCTACCCTGGTCAGATCAGCAGCAACATGATCTGTCTGGGTTACCTGCAGGGTGGAAAGGACTCTTGCCAG GGTGACTCTGGTGGCCCTGTGGTCTGCAACGGAGAACTCCAGGGCATTGTCTCCTGGGGTATTGGCTGTGCTCAAAAAGGCAAACCTGGTGTCTACACCAAGGTCTGCAACTACGTGAGCTGGATTCAGCAAACCGTTGCTGCCAACTAA